The Vitis vinifera cultivar Pinot Noir 40024 chromosome 12, ASM3070453v1 genome has a segment encoding these proteins:
- the LOC132254797 gene encoding uncharacterized protein LOC132254797, with protein sequence MEYKEMEAYVNQQREKWKTYGCTIMSDGWTGPTKLSIINFMVYSKGTTVFLKSVDASNYIKDHKYIYELLKTIIKEVGKENVVQIVTDNGSAFMKAGKQLMKKYNLYWTPCAAHCIDLIFEDIGKRPNVIEVINNARKITNFIYNHGWLLAQMRKYCGGDIVRPGATRFATNYIALDSLLKKRADLKKLFMSDEWAQHKLSRTKLGRELEQLLFDHTYWDRLTNIVSLYEPLYVVLRLVDSEVVPTMPFVYELMQVMKENLIRQGAGDWMFKIIQDRWQKTLKHPLHAAAYFLNPRFQYRRGVGSDPELLQAVHDVFAKLDPTTESLGQFGNELVLFRDAKRGFGDRAAIASRSTMVPAEWWFMYGNQTPTLRKLAIKVLSQTASSSACERNWSTFALIHTKQRNRLAYSRLEQLVFCYYNMRLKLRDMEAENDRVAEKDYLDLLDISAEVGEEEDNQLFQWVRPIHLDDEVGNPDPRIAAHAREFGVNVERVLSEEVHSESFSKDTDDSLHATYSQQEIDSTSAGHSSRPSAAGTSASGYDGSRGGTDDGGDNGGGDIDERRHSQYPINQFTCENDFTHCTQDEDHGSRRAGPGIGAIGRPYRGRERMMEPYNEELLSGSFESMSIGTQFSDSSNEANVYPPHVMSYGQPSSSTDEEYGMSHYSPSRQMPYQIPYQMEEGFGVNTWVNFEYPIHVEAVGRTQEIYAWHVRIYNQYYRGSLTWYQYCLQQQAGVPSSINPIEPHRNSFWY encoded by the exons atggagtacaaagaaatggaagcttatgtgaaccaacaaagggaaaaatggaagacatatgggtgcacaataatgtcagatggatggacagggcccacgaaattaagtattattaatttcatggtttattctaAAGGGACCACGGTGTTCCTTAAGTCAGTCGATGCATCGAACTATATCAAAGACCACAAGTATATATATGAGCTTTTGAAGACTATTATCAAAGAAGTCGGTAAggaaaatgtggtccaaattgtcacagataatgggtcggcattcatgaaagcagggaaacaattgatgaagaagtatAACTTATATTGGACTCCGTGTGCGGCACACTGCATCGacttaatctttgaagacatCGGTAAAAGACCCAATGTTATCGAGGTGATAAACAATGCTCGCAAGAtaactaacttcatttacaatcatggttggttactagcacaaatgagaaagtattgtggtggagacattgttcgaccaggagctacaaggtttgctaccaattatattgctcttgacagtcttctaaaaaaaagggctgatttgaaaaaattgtttatgagtgatgaatggGCACAACACAAACTCAGTCGAACAAAACTTGGACGAGAATTGGAGCAATTATTGTTTGACCATACGTATTGGGACAGATtgacaaatatagtttcattatatgagccattatacgtggtgcttcgacttgtggattctgaagttgttcccacaatgccatttgtgtacgagcttatgcaagtgatgaaagagaaccttattcgtcaaggagctggagattggatgttcaaaataatacaagatcgttggcagaaaacactaaaacatccacttcatgcagcag catacttcttgaatccaagatttcaatataggcgtggagttggtagtgatccGGAACTACTTCAAGCTGTCCATgatgtttttgcaaaattagatccaactactgaatcgcttggtcaatttggaaatgag cttgtactttttcgagatgcaaaaagaggattcggtGATCGAGCGGCAATTGCAtcaaggtcaaccatggtgccTG ctgaatggtggtttatgtatgggaatcaaacacctacattgagaaagttagccatcaaagttctctcacaaactgcgtcatcttctgcatgtgagagaaattggagcacgtttgctctcatccacacaaagcaacgaaatcgtttggcttactctcgattggagcaattagtgttttgttactataatatgaggctaaagttacgcgatatggaggcagaaaatgatcgagttgctgaaaaagattaccttgatctccttgacatttcagccgaggtgggtgaagaagaagataatcagttgTTCCAGTGGGTTAGGCCTATACACTTGGATGACGAAGTTGGAAATCCTGATCCACGAATTGCCGCTCATGCTcgagaatttggagttaatgttgaacgtgtgttgtccgaagaagttcactctgaaagttttagcaaagatactGATGATTCTCTTCATGCGACATATTCCCAGCAAGAGATTGACTCCACAAGTGCTGGccatagtagtagacctagtgctgcaggtacttctgcttctggttacgatggttcaagaggtggaactGATGATGGAGGTGATAATGGGGGAGGAGATATTGATGAACGTCGACATAGTCAATATCCAATCAACCAATttacttgtgaaaatgatttcacacactgcacacaggatgaagaccatggctctagaagagctggtccaggcataggagctattgggaggccttatagaggaagagaacgaatgatggaaccatataacgaggagttactttcagggagttttgaatctatgagtatagggactcaatttagtgactcctcgaatgaggctaacgtctaccctcctcatgtgatgagttatggtcaaccttcaagttcaacagatgaagagtatggtatgtcACATTATTCCCCTTCCAGACAAATGCCATACCAAATTCCATATCAGATGGAAGAAGGATTTGGCGTTAACACATGGGTGAACTTTGAGTATCCTATCCATGTAGAAGCAGTAGGcaggactcaagagatatatgcatggcatgttagaatttataaccaatattatcgaggctcattgacttggtaccaatattgtctccaacagcaagccggggttccttcatctatcaatcccattgaaccacatcgaaactcattttggtactaa